A genomic region of Mycolicibacterium poriferae contains the following coding sequences:
- a CDS encoding phytoene/squalene synthase family protein, with the protein MISTELDAAGVREPSLRAAYQHCRTVNAQHGKTFFLATRLLAPRQRPAVHALYGFARGADDILDDFDARTNEERADQLQQLSTRLFNSLVENRSGDDNPTLTAVVDTARKYDIGWDLFDDFLASMRMDLTVTDYPDRKSLERYMYGSAEVIGLQLLPVLGTVGPREEAAPYAAALGKAFQLTNFLRDIDEDLSRGRVYLPADELAAHGVDRDMLEWCHTNRRTDQKVRAALAEQHAITRAVYEQARPGIDTLAPSSRPCVAAALTLYSGILARIEAIDFEIFGRRATVSKPRRLAVAVAGIGRAWANRIRYGSV; encoded by the coding sequence ATGATCAGCACCGAGCTCGACGCCGCCGGCGTACGCGAACCGTCGCTGCGCGCGGCGTATCAGCACTGTCGCACCGTGAACGCCCAGCACGGCAAGACGTTCTTCCTGGCCACCCGGCTGCTCGCGCCGCGTCAGCGGCCTGCCGTGCATGCGTTGTACGGGTTCGCCCGCGGCGCGGATGACATCCTCGACGACTTCGACGCGCGCACCAACGAGGAACGCGCCGACCAACTGCAGCAGCTGTCCACCCGGCTGTTCAACAGCCTGGTCGAAAACCGTTCCGGTGACGACAATCCGACGTTGACGGCAGTGGTGGACACTGCCCGCAAGTACGACATCGGCTGGGATCTGTTCGACGACTTCCTGGCGTCGATGCGGATGGATCTGACCGTGACCGACTACCCGGACCGCAAGTCGCTCGAGCGCTACATGTACGGCTCGGCCGAGGTGATCGGACTGCAGCTGCTGCCCGTGCTGGGGACGGTCGGGCCCCGCGAGGAGGCCGCCCCGTACGCTGCGGCGCTGGGAAAGGCGTTCCAGCTGACCAACTTCCTGCGCGACATCGACGAGGACCTGTCCCGCGGTCGCGTGTATCTTCCGGCAGACGAGCTGGCCGCCCACGGGGTGGACCGCGACATGCTCGAGTGGTGCCACACCAACCGGCGCACCGACCAGAAGGTGCGTGCCGCGCTGGCCGAACAGCACGCCATCACACGCGCGGTCTATGAGCAGGCTCGCCCCGGCATCGACACGCTGGCGCCGAGTTCGCGTCCGTGCGTGGCCGCTGCGCTGACGCTGTACTCCGGCATCCTGGCGCGCATCGAGGCAATCGATTTCGAGATCTTCGGCCGCCGGGCGACGGTGAGCAAGCCGCGACGGTTGGCGGTCGCGGTGGCGGGTATCGGCAGGGCGTGGGCGAACCGTATCCGGTATGGAAGTGTGTGA
- a CDS encoding FAD-dependent oxidoreductase: MAVTPDGVDRHRQTLPGAPGPSAVPAGSPRPRVVVVGGGIAGLAAATGLAERGVVVDVVEAQNYLGGRVGGWPDTLTDGSSAAMNRGFHAFFRQYYNLRALLRRSDAGLTALSPVDDYPLIDGQGRVDTFRGLPTAPPWNALVFALRSPTFRLRDLLSLDAKAAAPLAAVSVPQTYELLDDRDAATFLRDINFPEAARHLAFEVFARSFFARPEALSAGELVTMFHIYFLGSSEGLIFDVANANFDVALWNPLKSYLQDRGVEFHTGVRVDTVAVDGDVVVTSTTGRSFTADAVVLATDVPGLRRIVAASPGLGDAQWRDRVAALQTAPPFVVLRLWLDRPVRADRAPFVGTGGREPLDNVSVVSRYEAQARQWAARTGGSVVELHAYSVSDEDGDDMVREALLKRMYELYPETVDATIVDERLLRRADCPRFAPGDFADRPTVTTPDPRVVLAGDGIRIDLPVALMERAATTGWSAANHLLGGFGLAGHALQTVPNRGRSRLLRRLAGSTTGAR; this comes from the coding sequence GTGGCGGTGACCCCGGACGGGGTGGACCGGCACAGGCAGACGCTGCCGGGAGCGCCGGGGCCGTCGGCGGTGCCCGCCGGATCGCCGCGCCCGCGGGTGGTCGTGGTCGGCGGCGGCATCGCCGGGCTGGCCGCAGCGACGGGGCTGGCCGAACGGGGCGTGGTGGTCGACGTCGTCGAAGCGCAGAACTACCTGGGCGGACGGGTCGGCGGCTGGCCCGACACCCTCACCGACGGGTCGTCGGCGGCGATGAACCGGGGCTTTCACGCGTTCTTCCGGCAGTACTACAACCTGCGGGCCCTGTTGCGGCGCAGCGACGCCGGCCTCACCGCACTGAGCCCGGTCGACGACTATCCGTTGATCGACGGGCAGGGACGCGTCGACACGTTCCGCGGGCTGCCGACCGCACCGCCGTGGAACGCGCTGGTGTTCGCGCTGCGCAGTCCCACCTTCCGGCTGCGGGATCTGCTGTCCCTGGACGCCAAGGCCGCCGCACCGCTGGCGGCGGTGTCGGTGCCGCAGACCTACGAGCTACTCGACGACCGAGATGCGGCAACGTTTCTGCGCGACATCAACTTTCCCGAGGCGGCGCGCCATCTCGCGTTCGAGGTGTTCGCCCGCAGCTTCTTCGCGCGGCCCGAGGCGTTGTCGGCGGGCGAGTTGGTCACGATGTTCCACATCTACTTCCTCGGTTCCAGCGAAGGGCTGATCTTTGACGTCGCGAACGCCAACTTCGATGTGGCGCTGTGGAATCCGCTGAAGTCCTATCTGCAGGACCGCGGGGTGGAGTTCCACACCGGGGTCCGGGTCGACACCGTTGCCGTGGACGGGGACGTGGTGGTCACGAGTACGACGGGCCGCTCGTTCACCGCCGACGCGGTGGTGCTGGCCACCGACGTGCCGGGGTTGCGGCGCATCGTGGCCGCCTCCCCGGGCTTGGGTGACGCGCAGTGGCGCGACCGCGTCGCGGCCCTGCAGACCGCACCGCCGTTCGTGGTGCTGCGGTTGTGGCTGGACCGGCCGGTCCGCGCCGATCGTGCCCCGTTTGTCGGGACAGGAGGCCGTGAACCCCTGGACAATGTCAGTGTGGTCAGTCGCTATGAAGCCCAGGCCCGCCAGTGGGCCGCGCGCACCGGCGGCTCGGTGGTCGAGCTGCACGCCTATTCGGTGTCCGACGAGGACGGCGACGACATGGTGCGCGAGGCGCTGTTGAAGCGGATGTACGAGCTGTATCCGGAGACGGTCGACGCGACGATCGTCGACGAGCGGTTGCTGCGCCGCGCCGACTGCCCCCGATTCGCGCCCGGCGACTTCGCCGACCGGCCCACGGTCACGACCCCCGACCCGCGGGTGGTGTTGGCCGGAGACGGGATTCGCATCGATCTGCCGGTGGCGTTGATGGAGCGGGCGGCCACGACCGGGTGGAGCGCGGCCAACCATCTGCTCGGCGGTTTCGGGCTGGCCGGGCATGCGCTGCAGACCGTGCCCAACCGGGGCCGCTCGAGGCTGCTGCGACGACTGGCCGGTTCGACGACGGGGGCGAGATGA